From Marinobacterium sp. LSUCC0821, a single genomic window includes:
- the alc gene encoding allantoicase has translation MSEPKFTRLVNLADARLGAVATYVTDDWFADVNRMLQPTPAVWKEGVYDDCGKWMDGWESRRKRFEGYDFAIVRLGVTGSIEGVSIDTAFFTGNYPPSASLDAIYSPNGDPSADDAGWENVLSAVDLKGNSVHFHEIGGTKAYTHIRLNIFPDGGIARLRVYGTPHRDWNELAKEGRIDLVASLNGGRALACSDEHFGKMANILNPGRGVNMGDGWETARRRVPGNDWVILALGNPGVVEEILVDTCHFKGNYPDSCSIQAAYVKGGTDDQIATQSLFWRELLPNQKLSMDAEHTFTEVNDLGPITHVKLNVYPDGGVSRLRLFGKPVVESK, from the coding sequence ATGAGCGAACCTAAATTCACACGCCTTGTAAACCTTGCTGATGCACGTCTTGGTGCAGTAGCTACCTACGTAACTGACGACTGGTTTGCTGATGTAAACCGCATGCTGCAACCGACACCTGCTGTCTGGAAAGAGGGTGTGTACGATGATTGCGGTAAATGGATGGACGGCTGGGAATCTCGCCGCAAACGTTTTGAAGGTTACGACTTTGCTATTGTCCGCTTAGGCGTTACAGGTAGCATCGAAGGCGTTTCAATTGATACTGCCTTCTTTACCGGTAACTACCCTCCTTCTGCCTCGCTAGATGCTATCTACTCCCCTAACGGCGATCCATCAGCTGATGATGCTGGCTGGGAAAATGTACTCTCTGCAGTCGACCTAAAAGGCAACTCGGTGCACTTTCATGAAATTGGTGGCACTAAGGCCTACACACACATTCGCCTGAACATCTTCCCTGATGGTGGTATTGCTCGCCTGCGCGTATACGGCACTCCGCATCGCGATTGGAACGAACTAGCAAAAGAGGGTCGTATCGACCTAGTAGCATCACTCAATGGTGGTCGTGCGCTAGCTTGTTCAGATGAGCACTTTGGCAAAATGGCAAACATCCTAAACCCAGGTCGTGGCGTTAACATGGGCGACGGTTGGGAGACTGCGCGTCGTCGTGTACCTGGAAATGATTGGGTCATCCTAGCATTGGGTAACCCAGGGGTTGTTGAAGAGATTCTAGTAGACACCTGCCACTTTAAGGGCAACTACCCTGATAGCTGTTCAATTCAAGCGGCCTACGTTAAAGGCGGCACTGATGATCAGATAGCAACTCAGAGTCTCTTCTGGCGTGAGCTTCTACCTAATCAGAAACTGAGCATGGATGCAGAGCACACCTTCACTGAGGTGAATGATCTAGGCCCTATCACTCACGTTAAATTGAACGTTTATCCAGATGGGGGTGTTAGCCGCCTTCGTCTATTTGGTAAACCTGTCGTGGAATCTAAATGA
- a CDS encoding ureidoglycolate lyase yields MKLLNVEPLTKEAFTPFGQVIETEGSDHFPINNGSTQRFHKLATVELGRDADDAIISIFRADTLSYPLEIKMLERHPQGSQAFIPMERQQFLIVVAPPESEPDPSKIRAFISNGRQGINYGKGVWHHPILALENGSDFLIVDRSGEGNNCDEHFFNADEIFTLDGRKYLNL; encoded by the coding sequence ATGAAACTTCTTAATGTGGAACCGTTAACCAAAGAGGCTTTTACCCCCTTTGGTCAGGTGATTGAAACTGAGGGAAGTGACCACTTCCCTATCAACAATGGATCAACACAGCGCTTCCACAAATTGGCAACTGTGGAGCTTGGCCGTGACGCTGATGATGCAATCATCAGCATCTTTCGCGCTGACACCCTTAGTTACCCATTAGAGATCAAGATGCTTGAACGTCACCCGCAGGGCAGCCAGGCTTTTATCCCTATGGAGCGCCAGCAGTTTCTGATCGTTGTTGCACCACCAGAATCAGAACCAGATCCAAGCAAGATTCGCGCATTCATCTCGAATGGCCGCCAAGGCATTAACTATGGAAAAGGCGTTTGGCACCACCCTATTCTTGCACTGGAAAACGGCAGCGACTTCCTGATTGTGGATCGCAGTGGCGAAGGCAATAACTGTGATGAACACTTTTTTAATGCCGACGAGATCTTCACGCTCGATGGCCGCAAATACCTAAACCTATAA
- a CDS encoding urate hydroxylase PuuD — MDPHYTEWLNLLVRWVHMIVGIAWIGASFYFVWLENNLNRKNPRDGLSGDLWAIHGGGIYHLEKYKLAPPQMPEHLHWFKWEAYTTFLSGFMLLAVVYYLNASLYLIAPESGLTPIEGIGISIASLVAGWFIYDFLCESALGKRPALLGVVLLVLLIAAAWALSQVFSGRAAYIHIGAITGTMMVGNVFRVIMPGQRDLVAAIKEGREPNPEQPARAMLRSRHNNYLTLPVLFIMISNHFPSTYGSEWNWAILFAVALLSVLVRHYFNTRHESQRFAWTLPAAALGMLTLAFVTHPNRGVENSAVSSQVTNAQVVAIINERCTSCHAANPSSELFTAPPAGVMLETEAQIIANAARIHAQAVATQAMPLGNLTGMKQEERDLIGTWIAQQAK, encoded by the coding sequence ATGGATCCGCACTACACAGAATGGCTCAACCTCCTAGTACGCTGGGTACACATGATCGTTGGTATCGCATGGATCGGTGCCTCCTTCTACTTCGTCTGGTTGGAGAACAACCTGAACCGCAAGAACCCTCGCGATGGACTCTCAGGTGACCTTTGGGCAATTCACGGTGGCGGTATCTATCACCTAGAGAAGTACAAACTTGCACCACCACAAATGCCAGAGCATCTGCACTGGTTCAAGTGGGAGGCATACACCACCTTCTTGTCTGGATTTATGCTACTTGCGGTTGTCTACTACCTCAACGCATCGCTCTATCTAATTGCACCTGAGTCTGGACTCACCCCAATTGAAGGTATCGGCATCTCAATCGCTTCGCTAGTTGCAGGTTGGTTCATCTACGACTTCCTATGTGAATCGGCACTTGGCAAGCGCCCTGCACTTTTGGGTGTGGTGCTACTGGTGCTCTTGATTGCTGCTGCCTGGGCACTTTCACAGGTATTTAGCGGTCGCGCCGCATACATTCACATCGGTGCTATTACGGGCACGATGATGGTTGGTAACGTTTTTCGTGTGATTATGCCCGGTCAGCGTGACTTGGTTGCGGCTATTAAAGAGGGTCGCGAACCCAATCCAGAGCAGCCAGCACGCGCAATGCTCCGTTCACGCCACAACAACTACCTGACACTGCCAGTTCTGTTCATCATGATCAGCAACCACTTCCCTAGCACCTACGGTAGCGAGTGGAACTGGGCGATTCTATTTGCGGTAGCTCTATTGAGCGTGTTGGTTCGCCACTACTTCAATACTCGCCATGAATCACAGCGTTTTGCCTGGACACTTCCTGCAGCGGCGCTGGGCATGCTAACCCTCGCTTTTGTCACCCACCCTAATCGCGGTGTAGAAAATTCTGCAGTGAGCTCTCAGGTAACTAACGCACAAGTTGTAGCGATTATTAATGAGCGCTGCACCAGCTGCCATGCAGCCAACCCAAGCAGCGAACTCTTCACAGCGCCACCCGCTGGTGTAATGCTTGAGACAGAAGCTCAGATCATTGCTAATGCTGCACGCATTCACGCACAGGCTGTAGCGACTCAGGCTATGCCACTGGGCAACCTGACGGGTATGAAGCAAGAGGAGCGTGATTTGATTGGCACTTGGATTGCACAGCAAGCGAAGTAG
- the tpiA gene encoding triose-phosphate isomerase has product MRRPLIMGNWKMNGSSMANESLLTGLISQVSSLQGVDIAVCPPAVYLGQVLELVSGTSIDVGAQNLSEQKSGAFTGEISGDMLRDLGVTYTLVGHSERRSLYGETNELVAAKTLKALEVGLVPVLCVGETLEERKSSQMDAVLAGQINAVIELCGADTFGQIIVAYEPVWAIGTGETATPQQAQDAHAFIRGLIAAQSPAIAERVTILYGGSMNEKNAAELLAMADVDGGLVGGASLKADSFATICKAAAE; this is encoded by the coding sequence ATGAGACGTCCCCTAATCATGGGTAACTGGAAGATGAATGGTTCATCGATGGCAAACGAAAGTCTGCTCACTGGTTTAATTAGTCAGGTCTCATCACTGCAGGGTGTAGATATCGCTGTATGTCCACCTGCGGTCTACCTAGGTCAGGTGTTAGAGCTGGTTTCGGGTACGTCGATTGATGTTGGCGCGCAAAACCTAAGTGAGCAGAAATCGGGTGCATTCACTGGAGAGATCTCTGGCGATATGTTGCGAGACCTAGGTGTGACTTACACGCTGGTTGGCCACTCTGAACGCCGCTCACTGTATGGCGAAACTAATGAGCTTGTCGCTGCTAAAACCCTCAAGGCACTTGAAGTCGGTTTGGTCCCTGTCCTCTGTGTGGGCGAGACCCTAGAGGAGCGTAAATCGAGCCAGATGGATGCCGTACTTGCGGGTCAGATAAATGCAGTGATTGAACTTTGTGGTGCAGACACCTTTGGTCAGATTATTGTTGCTTACGAGCCGGTATGGGCGATCGGTACAGGCGAGACGGCAACCCCTCAGCAGGCTCAAGATGCGCACGCCTTTATTCGTGGTCTTATCGCAGCGCAAAGCCCTGCAATCGCGGAGCGTGTGACTATCCTTTACGGTGGTAGTATGAATGAGAAGAATGCCGCTGAGCTGCTAGCGATGGCAGACGTTGATGGTGGTCTTGTAGGTGGCGCTTCGCTTAAAGCGGATAGCTTCGCAACGATCTGTAAGGCTGCTGCTGAATAA
- a CDS encoding glutathione S-transferase family protein — protein MGLLVEGNWHDQWYDTKTSGGKFIRTTAQYRNWITADGSAGPSGVGRFIAEPGRYHLYVSLACPWAHRTLIVRALKGLESMISVDSVHPLMLEHGWTFETDFPAATGDSLFGSDYMHQIYTRNEADYSGRVTVPVLWDKEQSCIVSNESSEIIRMLNSAFNDLGANDIDLCPETLRPEIDRVNELIYEPINNGVYKAGFATTQEAYNEAVTTLFDQLDLIEKRLSEQRYLVGKQLTEADIRLFTTLIRFDPVYVQHFKCDKKRIADYPALSNYMRDIYQTPGVAATCNLDHIRHHYHRSHPTINPYGIISIGQEFDLGAPHEREGL, from the coding sequence ATGGGACTGCTTGTCGAAGGGAACTGGCACGATCAGTGGTATGACACTAAAACCTCGGGTGGAAAATTTATTCGCACCACCGCTCAATACCGCAACTGGATAACCGCTGACGGCAGTGCGGGTCCTTCTGGAGTTGGCAGGTTTATAGCAGAGCCTGGGCGTTACCACCTCTATGTTTCCCTCGCCTGCCCATGGGCCCATCGCACTCTTATTGTTCGCGCTTTGAAGGGACTTGAATCGATGATTAGTGTCGATTCAGTTCATCCACTGATGCTCGAGCATGGCTGGACATTCGAAACTGATTTTCCCGCGGCTACCGGAGACTCTCTGTTTGGCTCAGACTACATGCATCAAATTTATACCCGTAACGAAGCGGACTACTCAGGACGAGTCACCGTGCCAGTTCTATGGGATAAAGAGCAGAGCTGCATCGTGAGTAACGAGTCATCTGAAATTATTCGCATGCTCAACTCAGCATTTAATGACCTAGGCGCTAACGATATAGACCTATGCCCAGAGACACTGCGCCCTGAGATCGATAGAGTGAATGAGCTGATCTATGAGCCTATCAACAATGGCGTCTACAAGGCGGGGTTTGCTACTACCCAAGAGGCCTACAACGAGGCAGTTACAACGCTCTTCGATCAACTTGATCTGATTGAGAAGCGCCTATCTGAGCAGCGGTATCTTGTCGGCAAACAACTCACCGAAGCCGATATTCGCCTGTTCACAACGCTGATTCGCTTTGATCCTGTCTATGTACAGCACTTCAAGTGTGACAAGAAGCGCATTGCCGATTACCCCGCCCTTTCTAACTACATGCGAGATATCTATCAGACACCTGGAGTAGCTGCGACCTGCAACCTTGATCACATAAGACATCACTACCATAGAAGTCATCCAACGATTAATCCGTATGGGATTATCTCGATCGGCCAAGAGTTTGATTTAGGAGCCCCTCACGAACGAGAAGGGCTTTAG
- the ureG gene encoding urease accessory protein UreG: protein MSEYKQPLRIGVGGPVGSGKTALLEALCKAIRDTYDIAVVTNDIYTQEDAKILTRAEALAPDRIIGVETGGCPHTAIREDASMNLAAVEELARRHKTLDLVFVESGGDNLSATFSPELADLTIYVIDVAEGEKIPRKGGPGITKSDLLVINKIDLAPYVGADLSVMEADTNRMRPEKPWVFANLKEGKGLPEIIEFIRHHGMLD from the coding sequence ATGAGCGAATATAAACAACCCCTGCGAATCGGTGTAGGTGGTCCTGTAGGTTCTGGTAAAACCGCGCTGTTAGAAGCGCTCTGTAAAGCTATTCGTGATACCTATGATATAGCGGTTGTAACCAACGATATCTATACCCAAGAGGATGCGAAGATTCTAACCCGCGCCGAAGCGCTCGCACCGGATAGAATTATCGGTGTCGAAACTGGCGGCTGTCCACACACCGCGATTCGTGAAGATGCCTCAATGAACCTAGCGGCTGTTGAAGAGCTTGCACGACGTCATAAGACACTCGATCTCGTCTTTGTAGAGAGCGGCGGCGATAATCTCAGTGCGACCTTTAGTCCGGAGTTGGCTGACCTTACCATCTACGTGATAGATGTTGCAGAGGGAGAGAAAATTCCCCGTAAGGGTGGTCCGGGTATTACCAAGTCCGATCTATTGGTCATCAATAAGATCGATTTGGCACCCTACGTCGGTGCAGACCTTTCGGTCATGGAAGCCGATACCAATCGTATGCGTCCAGAGAAGCCTTGGGTATTTGCCAACCTGAAAGAGGGTAAAGGCCTGCCTGAGATTATCGAGTTTATCCGTCATCACGGCATGCTTGATTAA
- a CDS encoding urease accessory protein UreF produces the protein MLSDLRLFQLISPALPIGAFTYSQGLELAVETGWISSQTEFESWLAGQLEHSVATLEIPLLARMIDAVEKGNSAQLLGHSKTLIAWRETKELRTEEKQRGAALARLLPELGVALSGDALLACQLTQLAGMAKAAVEWQIPREKLYAGYLWSWLENAVMAGVKLIPLGQTQGQQTLQRMAPLLERVVKELDVTSEPGSVTPALAIASSRHEIQYTRLFRS, from the coding sequence GTGCTAAGTGATCTAAGACTTTTCCAGCTTATTAGCCCAGCACTGCCAATAGGAGCTTTTACCTATTCGCAGGGTTTGGAGTTGGCTGTAGAGACCGGCTGGATCAGTTCTCAAACTGAATTTGAGAGCTGGTTGGCTGGTCAGTTAGAGCATTCGGTCGCTACGCTTGAGATTCCTCTACTGGCGCGCATGATTGATGCTGTGGAAAAAGGTAATAGTGCACAGCTTTTGGGACACTCTAAGACCTTAATAGCTTGGCGTGAAACCAAAGAGTTGCGCACAGAGGAGAAGCAGCGCGGGGCCGCTTTAGCACGACTACTCCCAGAACTCGGTGTTGCGCTTTCTGGGGATGCACTTTTGGCCTGTCAGTTAACACAGTTGGCGGGGATGGCTAAGGCCGCAGTTGAATGGCAGATTCCTAGAGAAAAGCTCTATGCTGGTTATCTATGGAGTTGGCTCGAAAATGCAGTGATGGCAGGTGTGAAGTTGATTCCCCTTGGGCAAACCCAAGGGCAGCAAACCCTGCAACGAATGGCGCCGCTCTTGGAGCGCGTCGTCAAAGAGTTAGATGTGACGAGTGAGCCTGGCAGTGTTACGCCAGCCTTGGCAATAGCCAGCTCCCGGCATGAAATCCAATACACACGTTTATTTAGATCTTAG
- the ureE gene encoding urease accessory protein UreE, whose translation MIKLDRKVEGVSSAELKLELSIDQRIRSRLRVTLSDGQDAGLDLPRGVILRGGEILSNADGLLVEVVAAAEGLSVVRSADPLLKSRICYHLGNRHVPLEINADYVSYQHDHVLDDMVIGLGGEVSFEKLPFEPEAGAYGGHSHSHSHSHSHEHSHNHDGNHSHGHHHSH comes from the coding sequence ATGATTAAGTTAGATCGTAAGGTTGAGGGTGTTTCTAGTGCAGAGTTGAAGCTAGAGCTTTCAATCGATCAGCGCATTCGGAGTCGATTGCGCGTGACCCTTTCAGATGGACAGGATGCAGGTCTCGATCTTCCTCGAGGAGTCATTCTTCGTGGTGGTGAAATTCTGAGTAATGCGGACGGACTTCTTGTTGAAGTAGTTGCAGCCGCTGAAGGTTTGTCAGTCGTTCGTTCGGCTGATCCGCTGCTTAAATCACGTATCTGTTACCACCTTGGCAACCGTCATGTGCCGCTTGAGATTAATGCCGATTACGTCAGCTATCAGCACGATCATGTACTCGACGATATGGTGATTGGTTTAGGTGGTGAAGTGAGCTTTGAAAAGCTTCCATTTGAGCCAGAGGCTGGTGCCTATGGTGGTCATAGCCACAGCCATAGCCACAGCCACAGCCATGAGCACAGCCACAACCATGACGGTAATCACTCTCATGGTCATCACCATTCACACTAA
- the ureC gene encoding urease subunit alpha — MSVINRTAYAEMFGPTTGDRVRLADTELWLEVEKDYTTYGEEVKFGGGKVIRDGMGQSQATRKDTPDLVITNALILDHWGIVKADVAVRDGRIFAIGKAGNPDIQPNVNIIIGPSTEVIAGEGSILTAGGIDAHIHFICPQQVDEALCSGVTTMIGGGTGPATGTNATTCTPGAWNIARMLEAADSLPMNFGFLGKGNASLPEGLIEQIEAGAIGLKLHEDWGTTPASIDNCLNVAEHYDVQVAIHTDTLNESGFVEATLDAIGDRVIHTYHTEGAGGGHAPDIIKAAGFKNVLPSSTNPTRPYTINTVDEHLDMLMVCHHLDPSIAEDVAFAESRIRRETIAAEDILHDLGAFSMISSDSQAMGRVGEVVIRTWQTAHKMKVQRGPLAGDTERNDNTRLKRYIAKYTINPAIAHGISHEVGSIEVGKLADLVLWKPAFFGAKPSLVLKGGMIATAPMGDPNASIPTPQPVHYRPMFASVGKAVHSTSMLFLSKAAKELGVDKELGLQSIIGVVKDCRTATKDKMVHNDWQPVIEVDPQTYEVTADGMSLVCEPAEALPMAQRYFLF, encoded by the coding sequence ATGTCTGTAATTAATCGTACTGCCTATGCAGAGATGTTTGGTCCAACAACAGGTGACCGAGTACGCCTTGCTGATACCGAGCTTTGGCTAGAGGTTGAAAAGGACTACACCACCTACGGTGAAGAGGTTAAATTTGGTGGTGGTAAGGTTATCCGTGATGGTATGGGGCAGAGTCAGGCGACGCGTAAAGATACGCCTGATCTTGTCATTACCAATGCATTGATTCTGGACCACTGGGGTATCGTAAAAGCGGATGTAGCGGTTCGTGATGGTCGTATCTTTGCCATAGGTAAGGCGGGTAACCCCGATATTCAGCCCAATGTGAACATTATCATTGGCCCTAGTACAGAGGTTATCGCGGGTGAGGGGAGTATTCTCACCGCCGGCGGTATCGATGCACATATCCACTTCATCTGCCCGCAACAGGTGGATGAGGCGCTCTGTTCGGGTGTAACAACTATGATTGGTGGTGGTACAGGCCCTGCGACCGGCACCAATGCAACAACCTGTACACCAGGTGCATGGAATATTGCACGCATGCTCGAAGCGGCCGATTCACTGCCAATGAACTTTGGTTTCTTGGGTAAGGGTAATGCGAGCTTGCCAGAGGGGCTTATTGAACAGATCGAAGCGGGTGCTATTGGCCTTAAGCTCCATGAAGATTGGGGTACGACGCCTGCATCAATCGATAACTGTTTAAATGTTGCCGAGCACTACGATGTTCAGGTCGCAATCCATACTGACACTCTAAACGAGTCAGGGTTTGTGGAGGCGACACTGGATGCCATTGGTGATCGAGTGATTCACACCTACCACACCGAGGGTGCAGGTGGTGGTCACGCGCCAGATATCATCAAAGCGGCAGGCTTTAAGAATGTGCTGCCATCATCTACAAACCCGACACGTCCATACACGATCAATACCGTGGATGAGCACTTGGATATGTTGATGGTCTGCCACCATTTGGATCCAAGTATTGCGGAAGATGTCGCCTTTGCAGAGTCACGCATTCGTCGTGAAACGATCGCTGCTGAAGATATCCTGCATGACCTAGGTGCCTTCTCGATGATCTCTTCTGACTCACAGGCGATGGGTCGTGTCGGTGAGGTGGTTATTCGTACTTGGCAGACCGCACACAAGATGAAGGTGCAGCGTGGTCCTCTGGCTGGTGATACTGAGCGTAACGATAATACGCGTCTAAAACGCTACATCGCTAAGTACACAATTAACCCGGCGATTGCTCACGGTATCTCACATGAGGTGGGTTCTATCGAAGTGGGTAAGTTGGCGGACTTGGTACTTTGGAAGCCAGCATTTTTTGGTGCTAAACCAAGTCTGGTATTGAAGGGCGGTATGATCGCTACGGCACCAATGGGCGACCCGAACGCATCCATTCCAACACCACAACCGGTGCACTACCGTCCAATGTTCGCAAGTGTTGGTAAAGCGGTTCACAGCACCTCAATGCTGTTCCTATCTAAGGCTGCAAAAGAGCTTGGAGTGGACAAAGAGTTGGGGCTGCAATCGATTATAGGTGTTGTAAAAGATTGTCGAACCGCGACCAAAGATAAGATGGTTCATAACGATTGGCAGCCAGTGATTGAGGTAGATCCGCAAACCTATGAGGTCACAGCGGATGGTATGTCATTAGTCTGTGAACCTGCTGAGGCGCTACCTATGGCGCAAAGATATTTCTTATTCTAG
- a CDS encoding urease subunit beta, translating into MIPGEYRVGEGEILLNEGRETILVKVANTGDRPVQIGSHYHFYEVNNALQFDRESAKGFRLNIAAGTAVRFEPGQTREVELVALSGARRVYGFQAKVSGKLD; encoded by the coding sequence ATGATTCCTGGTGAATACAGAGTGGGTGAGGGCGAGATCCTTCTTAATGAGGGTCGTGAGACTATTTTAGTAAAAGTGGCTAATACAGGTGACCGTCCTGTCCAAATTGGCTCGCACTACCACTTTTATGAGGTGAATAACGCACTACAGTTTGATCGTGAGTCAGCGAAAGGTTTTCGACTCAATATCGCAGCAGGTACTGCTGTTCGATTCGAACCAGGTCAAACGCGCGAAGTTGAACTGGTGGCGCTAAGCGGTGCACGTCGTGTTTATGGTTTCCAAGCTAAAGTTAGCGGCAAACTGGACTGA
- the ureA gene encoding urease subunit gamma translates to MELTPREKDKLLIFTAALLAERRKDRGLKLNYPEAVALISAAVMEGARDGRTVADLMDYGRTILSRDDVMEGVPEMIHDVQVEATFPDGTKLVTVHEPIV, encoded by the coding sequence GTGGAATTAACGCCGAGAGAGAAGGATAAGCTCCTTATTTTTACCGCAGCGCTGCTTGCGGAGCGTCGTAAGGATCGTGGTCTAAAACTCAACTACCCAGAGGCAGTGGCGCTTATTAGTGCTGCAGTGATGGAGGGTGCGCGAGATGGACGTACTGTGGCTGATCTAATGGATTACGGACGCACGATTTTGAGTCGTGATGATGTGATGGAAGGTGTTCCTGAAATGATTCATGACGTGCAGGTTGAAGCCACCTTCCCAGACGGTACCAAGCTTGTCACCGTTCACGAACCGATAGTCTGA
- a CDS encoding urease accessory protein UreD: protein MNALMQRQGWQAHLELDYQYRADKTRLVRSKREGPLAVQRAFYPEGDVCHTYLLHPPGGVVAGDSLNIDLQVAAEARVLITTPGATKFYRSIGPTGTVLQRLKVAKGASLEWMPLENIFFPGTKSEITTEIELEQGAMFIGWEINCLGRPSNAERFESGSLSSQMKIYLNGDPILFDRFATSAQSTVNSAVGLRGVSGYASMVATLDNEEALEAVQQLLAENALAGVTVVDGLMVVRVISDQAHQVVSLFANVWKIIRPYVSGRDAVPPRIWAT, encoded by the coding sequence TTGAACGCCTTAATGCAACGCCAAGGTTGGCAAGCGCACCTCGAGCTCGATTATCAATATCGGGCCGATAAAACACGCTTAGTTCGCTCTAAGCGTGAGGGCCCGCTTGCAGTGCAGCGCGCTTTCTATCCTGAAGGTGATGTTTGTCACACCTATCTATTACACCCGCCAGGTGGTGTGGTTGCAGGGGACTCTCTTAATATCGATCTTCAAGTCGCAGCAGAGGCCCGAGTGCTTATCACAACGCCTGGTGCGACTAAGTTCTACCGATCCATTGGGCCTACTGGCACTGTCCTGCAGAGGCTTAAGGTAGCCAAGGGTGCATCCTTAGAGTGGATGCCGTTGGAGAATATCTTTTTTCCTGGAACCAAATCAGAAATTACTACCGAGATAGAACTCGAGCAGGGGGCTATGTTTATCGGTTGGGAGATCAACTGTTTGGGACGCCCTAGTAATGCCGAGCGGTTTGAGAGCGGATCGCTTAGCTCGCAAATGAAGATCTACCTAAATGGAGACCCTATCCTGTTTGATCGCTTTGCAACCTCAGCCCAGTCGACAGTTAACTCAGCTGTAGGTTTAAGAGGTGTATCAGGTTACGCCTCAATGGTTGCGACACTGGATAACGAAGAGGCGCTGGAGGCTGTGCAGCAGCTCCTTGCCGAAAATGCTTTAGCGGGCGTTACGGTTGTTGATGGTTTGATGGTGGTACGTGTCATCTCAGATCAAGCGCATCAGGTCGTTTCGCTCTTTGCCAATGTTTGGAAAATTATTCGTCCCTATGTGTCAGGACGAGATGCAGTGCCGCCCAGGATCTGGGCGACCTAA
- the urtE gene encoding urea ABC transporter ATP-binding subunit UrtE — MLELKSVNQFYGESHTLWDLDLTVKQGDCALLMGRNGVGKTTLLDCVMGHNKIKDGEIRFMGEDISRLSVEKRPYIGIGYVPQGRQIFPLMTVEENLLIGLPVLPRGKRKIPDYIFDLFPVLKEMMSRRGGDLSGGQQQQLAIARALVVDPKLLILDEPTEGIQPNIVQQIADIILKLNQELDLTVLLVEQKLPFARKVGDSFTLLDRGRNVATGAMDALDDQLVKQYLTV, encoded by the coding sequence ATGTTAGAACTTAAATCTGTAAATCAGTTCTACGGTGAGAGTCATACCCTATGGGATTTGGATCTTACAGTGAAACAGGGTGATTGTGCGCTGCTGATGGGGCGAAATGGTGTGGGTAAAACTACGCTGCTGGATTGTGTCATGGGGCATAACAAGATCAAAGATGGTGAGATTCGCTTTATGGGTGAAGATATCAGTCGTCTATCTGTTGAGAAACGCCCCTATATTGGTATTGGCTATGTGCCACAAGGTCGTCAGATATTCCCGTTGATGACTGTCGAGGAGAACCTGTTAATAGGGCTTCCTGTGCTACCACGCGGTAAGCGAAAAATCCCAGATTACATTTTTGATCTATTTCCGGTGCTCAAAGAGATGATGAGCCGTCGTGGTGGTGACCTTAGTGGTGGTCAGCAGCAACAGTTGGCGATTGCTCGCGCACTGGTAGTGGATCCAAAACTTTTGATTCTTGATGAGCCAACAGAGGGTATTCAACCCAACATTGTTCAGCAAATTGCTGATATTATTTTGAAATTGAACCAAGAGTTGGACCTGACTGTTCTTCTCGTTGAGCAGAAGCTACCTTTTGCACGTAAGGTAGGTGATTCATTTACTCTGCTTGATCGTGGTAGAAATGTAGCAACAGGTGCAATGGATGCACTTGATGACCAGTTGGTTAAACAGTATTTGACCGTATAG